The Candidatus Planktophila sp. genome contains the following window.
ATTGATTCAACATGCGGTGGATATGGAACCTGCAAGAAGTGCCGCATCAAAATTACCGATGGTGAAGTTGATCCATCTAAGTTAGATTTTCGAGCCTTCACTGAAACCGAAATTAAACAGGGCTGGAGATTGGCCTGCCTTGTGCGCACAAGCACCGATATTTCTATTGATGTTCCTGCTTTAACAACTCGCCCAAAGGCTGCAACTGTTGGCGTAGGGCGCCAGGTTATTTTACGTCCCGCGGTGCAGAAACGTTACGTTGAATTAGAGGAGCCGACGTTACATGATCAGCGAACTGACTTGGTGCGCTTGTTTGATGCCATTGATGATATCGAAGGCACAGCATCCCTTGCGGCAATGCGAAATATCCCACGAGTTTTGCGCGCATCCAATTTTAAAGTAACTGCAGTCTTTGTCGATCAAGCCTTCATAGATATTGAACCTGGAGATACAACGGCCTTTCGCTATGGAATCGCCTACGACTTAGGAACTACAACCGTGGTGGCAACTTTGTTAGATTTAAATACCGGCACACCGTTAGCGGTTAAATCTATTCTCAATAAGCAGCAACCCTTTGGCGCCGATGTAATCACGCGAATTAGTGCAACGATGTTGGATCCAGCTGCCCTTGAAAAACTATCATCGCTCGCACAAGAGACGCTTAATCAACTTACTCAAGAAGTCTGCATGGAGGCCGGTGTCGACCCACTGCATGTCTATGAAATCGCTATCGCGGGTAATGCCACTATGAACCAACTTCTCCTGGGAATTGACCCTGAACCACTAGGCGTTGCGCCATTTATTATGGCGGCAGCAGATTTTCCAGATGTAGAGGCTAAAGATATTGGGATCGTTATTCATCCGCGCGCAAAAGCGATTATTTTGCCATCGTTAGGTGCTTACGTTGGTGGAGATATTATCGCTGGTGCCCTTGCATCTGGAATGGATCGCGACAAGCGCTTGCGCTTATTTATCGATGTCGGAACGAACTGTGAAATCGTCCTTGGAGATGGTGAAAAGATCTTGGCGACTGCGGCCCCGGCTGGTCCGGCATTTGAGGCGGCAAGTATTAAATGTGGCGTCCGCGCCGCATCTGGTGCGATAGAAACAATTAAAATTACCGACGGCCAACTAGTTATCGGCACTATTGATGATACCCCGGCTATTGGTATCTGCGGCTCAGGTTTAGTCGATGCATGTGCCAGTCTCGTTGGCATTGGCTTACTCGATCACTCTGGACGCTTTGTCACCGATGAGGTCGCTAAAGAGTTAGCACCAACCTTGGCGGATCGATTACTTATGCGCGAGGGAGAACGGGTGTTTGTCTTAACATGGAGTAAAGAGGTCGGCGACTTAACTGATTGCGTGTATTTAACTCAACGTGATGTGCGCGAACTTCAATTTGCTAAGGCGGCCATTGCAACCGGTTGGGCATTACTTTTAGAAGAGTTTGGTGTGGAGGAGTCTGAGATTCAACAAGTCCTTCTTGCCGGCTCATTTGGCTCTTATCTCTCCCCCGCATCTGCCGTTAAAATAGGTCTCGTACCTAAACTCTCCGTTATGCGCATTTTATCGGCGGGTAATGTTGCGGGAGAGGGTGCAAAAATGGTCTTGCTATCTGCTCAAGAGCGACATGGAGCAGCGGCTTTATTGGAAGAGATCTCATATGTCGAACTCTCAGATCGCGCAGATTTCAACGACAAATTTGTGGATCGCTTAGCTTTTCCAGCATGAGTATCGGCATCGTGGCCTGTGGTGCATTGGCCACACATATCAGTGAAATTGCCGGAGATGCTGGCCTTGACATAACTATTTATCCATTGCCACCGCTTTTACATAACCACCCTGAAAAAATCGCTGCCGAAGTTGATGTGCTTTTGTCAGAGATTAAAGATAGGCACTCTAAATGCGCCGTTGCTTACGCCGATTGCGGAACATATGGTGCACTCGATTCTGTAATTGCGCGCCATGACGTCGCGCGATTAGGTGGTAATCATTGCTATGACATCTTTGCGGGAGCCTCTGAAATTGAGAGGTTGATGGCCGAAGATGCTGGAACTTATTTTCTCACCGATTTTCTCGTTAAATCCTTTCATCGAAGTGTCATTGTCGAGTTAGGCTTAGATAAATATCCGAATCTGCGAGATGATTATTTTCGCAACTACACGCGCGTGGTTTGGCTAGCCCAAAGGCCAACTTTAGAGTTAGAGCAAGCTGCTACGGATGCAGCCAATGAAATTGGTTTACCACTTGAAAAGCTAATCGTTGGATATAAAGGTTTACGAAAACAATTGGAGGTTCTAATTAGCCATTGATGTAATTTTAATTGCCCTCACTACGGCCGGTGAGAGTAATGAATGATCTACATCATTTCGTAACCGCTCAATCATTACTGGAGTCCAGAACTGCTCAATATGGTGGGCCACTTTAATTTCAGGCGCATCAGTTGCTAAGAAATTTGCTGCGATCTGATTAGCCATGCGCACTATGGAATCCAATTGAGGATCTCCACCGATATGTGTCTCGACCATCGCACCCGGGCCTTTAATACTAGGTGCAATTTCTACCGCCGTGACTTTATATTCGGGACAGTTAGTTGCCCAATCTGAAAAATCAGTCGTGATGACATTTGCGCCACTTTCAGGGAAATGAAAAGTTGTATATACGACACCTGCTGGAACCTCATCGGTGATTCGGGCTTTCAAAATAGTTTCACCAACCCGACTTGAGAGTTTG
Protein-coding sequences here:
- a CDS encoding ASKHA domain-containing protein, with the translated sequence MRISNKELDPSLVPHHDGTSRVKLAFRSLEKDNSVASEKTITVPTGVSAFDAASWNGIAIDSTCGGYGTCKKCRIKITDGEVDPSKLDFRAFTETEIKQGWRLACLVRTSTDISIDVPALTTRPKAATVGVGRQVILRPAVQKRYVELEEPTLHDQRTDLVRLFDAIDDIEGTASLAAMRNIPRVLRASNFKVTAVFVDQAFIDIEPGDTTAFRYGIAYDLGTTTVVATLLDLNTGTPLAVKSILNKQQPFGADVITRISATMLDPAALEKLSSLAQETLNQLTQEVCMEAGVDPLHVYEIAIAGNATMNQLLLGIDPEPLGVAPFIMAAADFPDVEAKDIGIVIHPRAKAIILPSLGAYVGGDIIAGALASGMDRDKRLRLFIDVGTNCEIVLGDGEKILATAAPAGPAFEAASIKCGVRAASGAIETIKITDGQLVIGTIDDTPAIGICGSGLVDACASLVGIGLLDHSGRFVTDEVAKELAPTLADRLLMREGERVFVLTWSKEVGDLTDCVYLTQRDVRELQFAKAAIATGWALLLEEFGVEESEIQQVLLAGSFGSYLSPASAVKIGLVPKLSVMRILSAGNVAGEGAKMVLLSAQERHGAAALLEEISYVELSDRADFNDKFVDRLAFPA
- a CDS encoding DUF1638 domain-containing protein gives rise to the protein MSIGIVACGALATHISEIAGDAGLDITIYPLPPLLHNHPEKIAAEVDVLLSEIKDRHSKCAVAYADCGTYGALDSVIARHDVARLGGNHCYDIFAGASEIERLMAEDAGTYFLTDFLVKSFHRSVIVELGLDKYPNLRDDYFRNYTRVVWLAQRPTLELEQAATDAANEIGLPLEKLIVGYKGLRKQLEVLISH